In a single window of the Flavobacterium sp. W4I14 genome:
- a CDS encoding Holliday junction DNA helicase RuvA (product_source=KO:K03550; cath_funfam=1.10.150.20,1.10.8.10,2.40.50.140; cog=COG0632; ko=KO:K03550; pfam=PF01330,PF07499,PF14520; smart=SM00278; superfamily=46929,47781,50249; tigrfam=TIGR00084) → MYAYIDGKLTFKNPAYVVVEAGGIGYHINISLNTYSALADAEKCKLYTWLHVKEDAHTLYGFADEGERRLFLHLISVSGIGPNTGRMILSSITPVEIQTAIVKADLPLIQRIKGLGAKTAQRLVLELQDKLKKEGADSLIFMPQHNTVKDEALSALVMLGFAKQTAEKTIDQILKVTEGTLSVEQLIKQALKTL, encoded by the coding sequence ATGTACGCCTATATTGATGGTAAATTGACATTCAAAAACCCAGCATATGTTGTGGTTGAAGCCGGAGGTATAGGCTATCATATAAACATTTCTTTAAATACATACAGCGCTTTAGCTGATGCAGAAAAGTGTAAACTGTACACCTGGCTGCATGTAAAAGAAGATGCACATACATTATACGGCTTCGCTGATGAAGGCGAACGCCGTTTATTTTTACACCTAATATCGGTATCGGGAATCGGACCAAATACTGGTAGAATGATTTTATCATCTATCACGCCAGTTGAAATCCAGACCGCAATCGTTAAAGCAGATTTACCTCTAATTCAAAGAATTAAGGGCTTAGGCGCTAAAACCGCACAACGCCTGGTTTTAGAGTTACAGGACAAACTAAAAAAAGAAGGGGCAGATTCATTAATTTTTATGCCTCAACACAATACTGTGAAAGATGAAGCGTTATCAGCATTGGTAATGCTCGGATTCGCCAAACAAACCGCCGAAAAAACTATTGACCAGATATTAAAAGTGACAGAGGGAACACTTTCGGTAGAGCAACTAATTAAACAAGCTTTAAAAACTTTATAG
- a CDS encoding malate dehydrogenase (oxaloacetate-decarboxylating)(NADP+) (product_source=KO:K00029; cath_funfam=3.40.50.10380,3.40.50.10750,3.40.50.720; cog=COG0280,COG0281; ko=KO:K00029; pfam=PF00390,PF01515,PF03949; smart=SM00919,SM01274; superfamily=51735,53223,53659; tigrfam=TIGR00651), protein MSKTTRKQDALDYHSQGRPGKIQVVPTKPTTSQRDLTLAYSPGVAEPCLKIAENKEDVYKYTAKGNLVAVISNGTAVLGLGDIGPEAGKPVMEGKGLLFKIFADIDVFDLELDTKNVDDFVKIVKALEPTFGGVNLEDIKAPECFEIERRLKEEMNIPVMHDDQHGTAIISAAALLNACEIFKKKMDKIKIVVNGAGAAAISCTKLYVSLGAKKENIVMCDRSGVIRKDREVLDDIKAEFATDRKINTLAEAMKDSDVFIGLSSADCVTAEMLTSMAKNPIVFAMANPNPEIAYELAIKTRKDIIMATGRSDYPNQVNNVLGFPYIFRGALDVRATGINEPMKIAAVKAIAELAKKSVPEAVNLAYNARNLKFGKEYIIPKPVDFRLITEVSIAVAKAAIESGVARKIITDWDAYSEELRKRLGLDDAIMRAITTKAKTDPKRVVFAEADNYKILKAAQIVNDENIAIPILLGNKDKIQAIIDEHGLELEGVEIIDQMQNPDKTKQYAEALYQKRQRKGVSLTDATKLLRDRNYYGASMVEFGEADAMISGLTKNYGSTIKPALHVIGVDPSVKRVAGMYMMMTKKGPVFFGDTTVNVDPTAEELVDITLLLDKSVKQFNIKPRIALLSYSNFGSNDGVTPNKVRETVKLLHKNHPEVIVDGEMQGNFAINNELLKDNFPFSTLADAPANTLVFPNLESGNIAYKLLQELGGAEAVGPILLGLNKPVHIVQLGSSVREIVNMVTIAVVDVQAKEEIATSKRKGIFGKTTKK, encoded by the coding sequence ATGAGTAAGACCACTAGAAAGCAAGATGCGCTTGATTATCACTCGCAAGGCCGTCCAGGAAAGATACAAGTAGTACCCACAAAACCTACAACATCGCAGAGAGATTTAACTTTAGCGTATTCCCCTGGCGTTGCAGAGCCGTGTTTAAAGATTGCAGAAAATAAAGAAGATGTTTATAAATATACCGCAAAGGGTAACCTGGTTGCTGTAATTAGTAACGGTACAGCCGTTTTAGGTTTAGGAGATATTGGTCCCGAAGCCGGAAAACCGGTAATGGAAGGAAAAGGTTTACTTTTCAAGATATTTGCTGATATTGATGTATTTGATTTAGAGTTGGATACCAAAAATGTTGATGATTTTGTGAAAATTGTTAAGGCTTTAGAGCCAACATTTGGTGGTGTTAACTTAGAAGATATCAAAGCTCCAGAATGTTTCGAAATTGAGCGTCGCTTAAAGGAAGAAATGAACATTCCCGTAATGCATGATGATCAACATGGTACAGCGATTATTTCGGCTGCGGCATTGTTGAACGCTTGCGAAATCTTCAAGAAAAAAATGGATAAAATCAAGATTGTAGTTAATGGTGCTGGTGCCGCTGCAATTTCTTGTACCAAACTTTATGTTTCTTTGGGTGCTAAAAAAGAGAACATCGTTATGTGCGACCGCTCTGGTGTGATCCGTAAAGACCGTGAAGTACTTGATGATATTAAAGCTGAATTTGCTACCGACAGGAAAATCAACACTTTGGCAGAAGCCATGAAAGATTCTGATGTATTTATCGGCCTTTCATCAGCAGATTGTGTTACAGCAGAAATGCTGACTTCGATGGCCAAAAACCCTATCGTTTTTGCAATGGCCAACCCTAATCCGGAGATTGCCTACGAACTGGCGATTAAAACCCGTAAAGATATTATTATGGCTACCGGCCGTTCTGATTATCCTAACCAGGTGAATAACGTTTTGGGTTTCCCTTATATTTTCCGGGGTGCGCTTGATGTTCGTGCAACAGGTATTAACGAGCCGATGAAAATCGCTGCCGTTAAAGCCATTGCAGAATTAGCTAAAAAATCAGTTCCAGAGGCTGTAAACTTAGCTTATAACGCCCGTAACCTTAAATTTGGTAAAGAATATATTATTCCAAAACCTGTAGATTTCAGGTTAATTACCGAAGTTTCTATCGCGGTTGCTAAAGCGGCAATTGAAAGTGGCGTGGCCCGTAAAATTATTACCGATTGGGATGCCTATAGCGAAGAACTGAGAAAACGCCTTGGTTTAGATGATGCCATTATGCGTGCCATCACGACCAAAGCTAAAACAGATCCGAAAAGAGTTGTATTTGCTGAAGCTGATAATTACAAGATTTTAAAGGCCGCACAGATTGTTAACGACGAGAATATCGCCATTCCGATCCTTTTAGGAAATAAAGATAAAATACAGGCCATTATTGATGAGCACGGTTTAGAGTTAGAAGGTGTTGAGATCATCGATCAGATGCAAAACCCTGATAAAACCAAACAATATGCCGAGGCACTTTATCAAAAACGTCAGCGTAAAGGGGTTTCATTAACTGATGCCACTAAATTATTGAGAGACCGTAACTACTATGGTGCATCGATGGTTGAGTTTGGCGAAGCGGATGCGATGATTTCGGGTCTGACTAAAAATTATGGATCTACCATTAAGCCTGCTTTACATGTAATCGGTGTTGATCCGAGTGTAAAACGCGTTGCTGGTATGTACATGATGATGACCAAAAAAGGTCCTGTTTTCTTCGGCGATACCACTGTAAACGTAGATCCAACGGCAGAAGAGCTGGTAGATATTACTTTATTACTTGATAAATCTGTTAAGCAGTTTAACATCAAGCCCCGTATTGCTTTATTATCGTATTCGAACTTTGGTTCAAATGATGGGGTAACACCAAATAAAGTAAGAGAAACGGTTAAGCTCCTGCATAAAAATCACCCAGAGGTGATTGTTGATGGAGAGATGCAAGGAAACTTTGCGATCAACAACGAACTGCTAAAAGATAATTTTCCATTTAGCACTTTGGCCGATGCTCCGGCAAACACTTTAGTGTTCCCAAATCTGGAGTCTGGAAACATTGCATACAAATTGTTACAAGAGTTAGGCGGCGCCGAAGCGGTTGGTCCGATCTTGTTAGGACTGAATAAACCTGTTCATATTGTTCAATTAGGTAGTTCTGTACGCGAAATCGTCAATATGGTTACCATTGCTGTTGTAGATGTGCAAGCAAAAGAAGAAATTGCAACATCGAAACGAAAAGGTATATTTGGAAAAACAACTAAAAAGTAG